Part of the Halodesulfurarchaeum formicicum genome is shown below.
CGACAACGCTTAAGAGCGTCCTGTCACTAGAGCAAGTCAGCGGGTCGGTGGTCTAGTCAGGCTATGACGGCTCCTTCACACGGAGCAGGCCGGCGGTTCGAATCCGCCCCGACCCATTCTTCGCAACTCACACCGGCGAGGGACGCTTGTGTCCCGAGACGTGTGATTGCTCGTAAAGGGATCAGCGGATTCGAGCCCTATCACGAGCGAGCTTGCGAGCGAAGTGATTTCGGTTCGAATCCGCCCCGACCCATCCACCGTTTGCTGCGCCTCGCTCCGCTCGGCTTGCTGAATCTGTCGCGCAGGAGCAAAGCTCCTGCTGGATGTCGTCAGAAGCGCTGCTTCTGACTGCAAGCCAGACCGCAGAGCGGTCTGGCACTGCCACGAAGCTTCGCTTCGTGAGCAGACCAAAAGCCTTCGTCACCCCCTTCGGGGGTTTTTGCCCGAGCGCTTCGCGCTCCGGGAAAAATCAGGTCCGCCTGCCCGCATGGCCCGTTTCGACGTGTTACGGTGATCGAAGACGATCCGCGATCTCCTCGACCCTTCGATAGTCCCGCTCCGAGTAGGCGATCACACGAACCTCTCTCAGCGACGTGGGCTCGTAGGACCAGACTTCTCCACAGACGAGTTCCGCGCCGCGTTCGAAGTCGAAGCCAGCCGCCCCGGTACCAAGAACGGGGAGCACGAGTGTTTCACACCCCAGTTCGTCGGCGGCTTCGAGGGCGTTTCGCGTCGCCTCACGAATGCTCTGGGGAGTCGCACGACCGTCTCCGTAGTGGGGCATCGCCGCGGCGTGGATTACGTACCCGGCATCGAGGTCGTAGGCGTCTGTCACGGCCACTGCACCCAGCTCGACCGGCCCCTTCGAGATGGCTTCCTCGTTGATCGGGCCGTTTGCTTCCCGTCTGAGTGCGCCAGCGACACCGCTGCCCATCCGGAGACTCGTCCCGGCTGCATTCACCAATGCGTCTGCTTCCTGGGCCGCGATGTCGCCCTGGACGACTGAAAACTGCATTCTCTGGTGTGGGGTACCGTTCGGCGACAATATAGAAGTACCAGGCCCCAGAATCGGTGGCCCATGCCCAATCGATGTTCCTTCTCGCTTGTTCTTTCGGACCGGCTCTCCCGGGCCGCCGATGGCAATTCGGGGGCCTCAACGCTCCCAACCGACGAGGACGGTGTCTGGCGCTGTCCACGGATTGTCCGGGCTGACCGGGAATCCGAACGGTGTGTGATTCACGATCCGGCGGCCGCAGACGAAGCCGTTACGCGTGAAATCGTCGGCGCCATCGAAGGGACTGTCGATCCGACCGAGCGAATCAGTGCTGCCTACCCCGAAGAACCACGAAAAGCGGTTACACGCTGTCTCGGTCTCGATGTGGGGCAAATCGATCTTCGCCGCCGCCGACTCTCGGCTGATGGAACATACCCGCTTGATCTTCGGGGCTCGAACATCGACGGCTTGTACCTGGACGAATCCGAGTTGCCAGTCCCGATCAGACTCGATTCGGCTACGGTGGGGCAACTTTCGGCGACGAGGCTGCAGATTGTTGGTGGCATCCAAGGTTCGAACTGCACCGTGCAAGGAGCCGTTGACCTCTCGAAGAGCGACATCGGGGGTCACCTCAATTTCCGCCAATCTCAGATTCAGGGCGCAGTAAATCTCGACCAGGCTACCATCGACGGCCGATTCGACTTCGCCTTTGGGGGCTCCGAGGGAGCGATTCGGGCCGAAAACACCAGCTTTGTCGGCCGATTTTCCCTCAAAGAAGCCACCGTGTCCGAGGTCCGGGCTGACAAACTCGACGTGACTGGTTCTGACCCCGACAGCGAGTATCCAGGACTCCAGTTTCGTGGGCTGACGACGACTGGCGGGGTGAGCATTCAGAGTGCCTTCTGTGATGGCCATCTGATCGGGTACGACATGGATATCGGCGGCCGGTTCGACGCCACCGACGCGACCATCGAGGAAGGGGTCTACTTCGGCGTCGAAGACGGAACCGAACTTCAGGAAGCCCAGTTCCACGGCGGCCTCGACTTTTCGAATGCCTTTGTCGGTGGGTCGTTCAAATTCGTGGGCCGAGAGCGGTTCGGTACCGATCCCGTCGTCGGGCAGTTCCTCGACTTCTCCGGTGGGACCTTCGGCCGCCTCGACATCGCCCCCCGGATCGGCGGTCTCGGA
Proteins encoded:
- a CDS encoding macro domain-containing protein: MQFSVVQGDIAAQEADALVNAAGTSLRMGSGVAGALRREANGPINEEAISKGPVELGAVAVTDAYDLDAGYVIHAAAMPHYGDGRATPQSIREATRNALEAADELGCETLVLPVLGTGAAGFDFERGAELVCGEVWSYEPTSLREVRVIAYSERDYRRVEEIADRLRSP